The DNA window CCCGTACCGATCATTAAACTCTTCCTGGCTCAGGAAATGCTGAAAATTCGGCGAGGCGGGGTTGGAAACATCCGCAATGAAGGCCTCCAGGGCCGCTTTATGGCGCAGCTCGAGGCCGACCACGATCCCGAGGGGAAGGTCTACGGGCGCGCGGCCGAGGTCGGTGGCTTGCGCCGCCAGGGGCGACCGGGAGCCCGGTTGCAGCGGCTGGGCCATCGCCGGCGGGAACGGCAGGCCCAGAAGCCCGATCGCCATGACAGTCCAAACCAAATGTACGGAAGTTCTCATCGTGGGGCCTCCTCCTCTTTGACCTATCCCTTTGACAGATACGCCGACGATTTCTAGTACCACGCCGCCGTTGCGATTGTCAAGAAAGAAGCGTCGGTTGACATTTCAGAATCGGTATCGCATACTCCGGGAATGAGGAAATTTCTTTCCGTCATCTTCCTCCTGGCGGCGGTGGCCGCGGCCCGGGCCCAGGAGCCCGCGCCTTCCACGGTCCCCCTGACCCTCCCCGACGGAAAGGCCCTTCGGGTCGAGGTCGCGCGAACGGAGGAGACGCGGGCCCTCGGCTTGATGTTTCGCGCCGCCCTGCCGGAGGACCGCGGGATGCTGTTCGTATTCGATCGGCCCGGGCTCTACCGCTTCTGGATGAAGAACACCCTGATCCCGCTGGACATGGTCTGGATGGACGAACGGAAGCGGATCATCCATATCGAATATCAGGTCCCGCCCTGCAAGCTGGATCCCTGCCCGGTCTATGGGCCGGCGGCTGAATGCCTCTACGTGCTGGAGGTGATTTCCGGCGTGGCCTCGCGGGAGCACCTCCGGGTGGGCCAGACGGTCGCGTTTTAACCCGCGGGCCCTCCGCCCCGGACCCGCTTGGCCTGGACGACGCCGTCGACCTTCTCGATGCCCTTCAAGACCTTTTCGAGATGGGCGGCGTTCAGGATCTCCACCACGAAGTTCAGGATCGCCCGCCGGTCCGCGGTGGTCGTGATGTCGGCATGGCTGATGTTCGCCTTCGCCGAGGTGATCGCGGCCGAGACCGAGGCCAGCATGCCCGGCCGGTCGACCGTCACCACGCCGATCTTCACGGAATAGGACGCGGCCTCCTTCGTGTCCCACGCCACCTCCACGATCCGGTCCTTGTCGTAGTCCAGCTCGTCGATGTTGGGACAGTCCAACGTGTGCACCGACAGCCCGCGGCCCCGCGTGACGAAACCGATGATCGGGTCGCCCGGAACCGGGTTGCAGCACTTTGAGAGATGGACCAGCAGGTCGCCGATCCCCTTGATCTTCACCCCGCTCGGACGGCCCCCGATCCTCCGGATGATTTTGTCGGCCAGGCCTTCCTTCACGGTCGCCGCGGGCTGAAGGCGGCGGATCACCTGCTCGGTCGTGATCCGTCCGTACCCGATCGCGACCAGCAGATCCTCGGGGGTCGCGATCCCGAAGTCCTTGGTCAGCGCGTTCAGATGTTCCGGCTTGAAGGGCTCGGTGGAGCTCAGGTGGTGGCGTTGCAGGGCCCGCTCGAGCAGTTTCTTTCCCACTTCCAGGCTCCGGATCCGCTCCTCGGTCTTGATCCAGTGCTTGATCTTGGCCTTGGCCCGCGCCGTCCGGACCCACTTCAGCCAATCCTTGCTGGGGGTTTGATTCGGGGAGGTCGTGACCTCGACGGAGTCCCCGCTGTGCAGGACGAAGCGAAGCGGGACCAGCTTGCCGTTGACCTTGGCTCCGGTGCAGTGGTTTCCGACCTCGGTATGGACGCTGTAGGCGAAGTCGAGCGGACAGGCCCCCTTCGCCAGCTCCTTGACATCCCCCTTGGGCGTGAAGACGTAGATGACATCGGGAAAAAGGTCCATCTTGACCGAATCCATGAACTGCCGGTTGTCGGCCAGGTCCTGCTGCCACTCGACCAGTTGACGCAACCACCCGAAGACCCGGTCGGTCTTCTGATCGATCTGGCCCTTTTCCTTGTATTTCCAGTGAGCCGCGATGCCCTCCTCCGCCACCTTGTGCATCTCCTCGGTCCGGATCTGAAATTCGACATGAAACCCCTTCGGACCGACCACCGTCGTGTGGAGGGATTGATATCCGTTGGATTTCGGCACCCCGATGTAATCCTTGAACCGTCCCGGCACGGGCCGCCAGAGGGAATGGATCATTCCGAGGATGGCGTAACAGTTCATCTTGGTGTCGGTGATGATCCGGACCGCGGCCAGGTCGTACACTTCCTCGAACGGGATGCCCTGGCGCTCCATCTTCTGGTAGATCCCGAACAGATGCTTGGAGCGGCCCAGCACCTGGCCCTTGAAACCGTATTCGGTCAGGCTTTTTTGGATGATCTTGATGATGTCCTGGATGTAGGCGTCGCGCACCTCCTGCCGCTGCGCCACCTTCTTGGTCAGGTTGTCGAACACCTCGGGCTTGAGGTAGCGGAGGCAGAGATCCTCCAGCTCCGTCCGCATCCAGCCGATTCCGAGCCGGTTGGCCAGCGGGGCGTAGATGTCGAGCGTTTCCTGCGCGATACGCTTCCGTTTTTCCTCGGGTAGATAATGAAGCGTCCGCATGTTGTGGAGGCGGTCGGCCAACTTGATCAGGATGACCCGGATGTCCTCCGACATCGACAGCAACATCTTGCGGAAGTTCTCGGCCTGCTTCTCCTCGTGGGTCTTGAACTGGATCTTCCCGATTTTGGTGACGCCGTCGACCAGGTAGGCCACTTCTTTTCCGAAGCGTTGCTCCAGCTCGGCCGGCGGGATCCCGGTGTCTTCGATGGTGTCGTGGAGCAGAGCGGCCACGATCGAGGGAACGTCCAGTTTGAGATCGACGATGATCCGGGCCGTCTGGAGCGGATGCTGGAGAAAGGGTTCGCCCGACTCCCGCTTCTGGCCGGAATGGGCCTTGGCCGAAAAATCATACGCCTCCTGGATCGGCTGGACGTCGGCCTGGGGATTATACTGCCGCAGCGATTGAATGATGGAATGCACGGAAACCAGTTCCGTCTGCCGGAGCCGAAACGCCATGTCAGGCGCCTCCCGCGAGCCGGAGGTCTTTGACGCGCAGCTGGAGCCGCTCCCGACCCTGCCATATATTCCGTTCCGGGGTGAAGGCCAGGTCCAGCGCGGCGCCGTTCCGGAACAGGCCCATCCGATCGCCCATCCGAAACCCGATGGCGTCGACCAAGGCGCCGGACGGGGATCCGGATCCCCCCGGTCGTTTGCGAACGGAGAATTTCAGGTGGTTGGCGCCGACGATCCGTGGGCCGACCGGGATCAGGCCCCGGAGGAGCAGCGTCGGCTCCGGATTGGCCGGCCCGAAGGGGGCCAGGCTTTCCAGTTCGCCCACCAGCCCCGGGGTCAGCTCCTCCCATTCGACCGATGCGTCGATGTATTGCTTCGGCAGGAGGTCGTCGGGCTTGAGCGATTCGCGCGCGACGGAGGACAGGCGTTCCCGCAAGGCCGGGATCCGTTCCTCCCGAAGGGTCAAACCCGCGGCGGAATAGTGCCCGCCGAAGCGGATCAGGACCTCCCCGCAGCGCCTCAACCCATCGACCAGATGAAACCCCGCGATGCTCCGGGCCGATCCCTTCGCCAGGCCGTCGGAGTCGATCGCGAGGAGGACGGCCGGACGGTAATACCGTTCCACCAACCGGGCCGCCACGATCCCGACCACGCCCGGATGCCACCCACGCGAGGCGAGAACGATGCAGCCGTCATTCTGAAAATCAACCTCCGAGTCCACGCGGGCGCAGGCCTCCGCCAGGATCTTTTCCTCGATCTCCTGCCGCTGCCGGTTTTGAAGATTCAGGGACTGGGCGATCCGGCGGGCCTCATCCGGCGACGGCGTGGTGAGGAGACGGACCGCCTCCCCCGCGTCCGTCAGCCGTCCCGAGGCGTTGATCCGGGGGGCGAGGGTGAAACCGACCGTCCCGGCCTTGACCGGCGCTTCGGGAAGCCCGGCCGCCTCCTTCAACGCCCGAATGCCGGGCCGGCGGCCCTCCGTCAGTTGTTTCAAGCCTTCCTTGACCAGGTAGCGGTTCTCGCCCGTCATGGGAGAGACATCCGCGATGGTTCCCAGGGCGACCAGGTCCAGTCCGTCGGAGGGAACGCTTCCCGTCAGGGCCTGGATCACCTTGTAGGTCAGCCCGGCCGTGCACAGACCCTTCTCGGGATACCCGGCGTCCTCCCGCTTCGGGTTGAGAAGCGCCGTGGCGGGCGGAAGCTCGTCCGGAACCTCGTGGTGGTCCGTCACGATCACGTCCATTCCCAAGGAACGGGCCCGGCGGATCTCTTCGACCGACGTGGTGCCGCAATCGGCGGTAATCAACAGCGTCGTCCCCCTGTCATGGAGGGCGCGTATCGCCGCTTCGTTTAGCCCGTAACCCTCCCTCAGGCGATCGGGGATGTAGAAACCGGCCTCCAGGCCCTGCCGTTTGAAGTGATCGAGGTAGAGAGTGGTCGCGGTCACGCCGTCCACGTCATAGTCCCCGTAAATCACCACGCGCTCCGACCGCCGGATCGCCGCGCGAATCCGTGATACCGCCCGATCCATCGCGTTCAAGCGCAAGGGATCGATCAGGTCCGAGACCGACGGGTCGAGAAACGATCGCGCCGCCTCCGGCGTGCGTATGCCCCGGTTGATGAGGACGGAAGCCGTGGCGGGTTGAAGCCCAAGCGCCCCCATCAGCCGCGAATGCGCCTCTCCGTCCCCCGGCCGCTCGACCCATTGTTTGGAATTGAAGAACCCCGGCTTTCCAGCCGGGGATTCTTCGATCCGAGTTGAAAAAATATCCATTTTTTGCTCGCTAACCCCGCCCTTCCAGGCGGGGATTGCGCTCGCTTTACGGATTTACCGTCGACATAACAGCCCTATCATAGGGCCAACGGCCCCGGTTTGTCAAACCGCGACGGACTCCGGGATGGGAGGGGAAAATACCGGATCTGGAAGGAAATCGGAAGGGAACGGACCTACCTGGAGAGTTGCCGGAGCTCTTCCTTCGCCGTCTTGTTCTCCGGGTCCCAGATCAGGGCTTCTTCGAACTGGCGCTGGGCCCGCTGGGTCATACCGCTCTTTTTATACAGCAGACCCAGCCCGAGATAATGATCGACCCCGGATGGATCGAGCTCGATCGCCTTCTTGAAATGGGTTTCGGCGTCGCGCTGACGGCCCGGGACCTGGGCCAGGGTTTTGGCCAACAGCGCGTGATAACTGGCCTGCGCCGGCGCGGCCTTGACGGCGGCCTCAAAAAAATAAGCGGCCGTCTTGAAATCGCCTTTCCGGAGGGCCTGCTGTCCGGACAGGGCCTGCGCATCATGCGACGCGCCGGCGGCCTCCTCCCGCCCCTTCGCTTTTTTCATCGCCAAATTCGTGTCGTAATCCTGCCGCCTTCGGTCCATCAGCAGCGTGTCGTACGCCTCCTTAATGGCCCGGAAGAGCGCCTCGAGCTGGGGGGTGAGCTCTTCCAGTCCGGCCTGGAAATGCCGGTCGGGGTGGTACTCCTTGGCCAGGTGAAAATAGGCCCGTTTGATCTGATCCCCCGTCGCCGTTTTCTCCAAGCCCAACACTTGATAAAAATCCTGGTGCTGGAGGGATTCGTAGGCCTGTCTGATCTTCTGTTTGGTCTTCTGAGCCTCCCGGGTGTCCGTCGAAGTCTCCTCCGATTTGAAAATCTGTTCGCGACCCTCCACAACCGCTTCCTGCTGCTCCTGTTTAACTTCTTCCAAGAGTTGTTCTTCGAGTCCAGGCCCTGATTTTACGGCTCCGTGGAGATCGGGGGATGGGGAAGAAGGGGCCTCCCTCCGGGGTTCCCGCGCGGGCTCCGGGGCCGCCTGAACGGAGGGCTTCTCCGCAGGATGGGTGGCGACGACTTCGGCCAGACCGATCGAAAGAAAATAGGCGAGAAGTTTCAGGGTCTCAAACGCCGGGAGTTCGGAGGCGGCGAAGATCTCGTGAATGGTGTTTTTACCGTCGATCTGCATTAAAAGCCTCCGCTCCCTTTCCTTCAGATCGATGTCCTGAAAAAGAACGAGGGGATCCGTGGTGATCTGCAATACCGTGCTCAAAGGCGGGAGCTCGTTGCGAAGACGGACAAAGTCATTGATCCGGCGGATGCCGTCCAGGATGAGGTTCCCCGTGCTCATTTTAAGGGTAATGATCTCCTGGGTCGGCAGCGGGCCCTCTTCGAACCGATACTCCCCGTCCAGCCAGGTGAAAAGGCTCAATATGATATCTTTCACCTGAGAGCTGACCGCGGTGAAGAGGTCCTTGGCGGTGAGCACACCCTGCTCGACCAGGACCGTCCCGAAGCGCTTCCGGGTCCTGCCCGTCACTTCGGCAGCGACCTCGTACTGATTAAAGGAGATCCGGCCGGCTTTGAGCAGCGCCTCTCCCAGCCAGTCGTCCCGGTATTTGGAGGTCGCGAAAATAATGTCGCCGTCTTTGATGAAGAGCGATTTGTGCTGATCGTTCCGCCAGACGAGAAGCACCCCGGTCTTCTTTTGCCGTTGCAGGTCCGTCAGTATCTTCGGCAGTCGTTGATCCCGCAGTCTCCCCGACACGGGCACGCCGTCCGTCATCAAGGCCCTCCTCAGGCGCGTTTGAGCAGTCTTCCCCCGCTTCCTTTCCAGACCACCAGGATCGAACTGGCCACAAAGATGGAGGAGTAGTTCCCGACAATGACGCCCACCAGGAGCGCGAAGGAAAAATCATGGATGACCTCTCCCCCGAAGAAGAACAGCGCGACCAGCACGAGGACGACGGTCAACGAAACCACAATGGTCCGGCTGAGCACCTGGTTGATCCCGCCGTTGATCACCTGCTCCAACGACTCCCGGCGGCGAAACTTCAGATTTTCACGGATCCGGTCGAAAACCACGACCTTGTCCGTCAAGGAGTAACCGGCCAGCGTCAGCAGGGCCGTCACGATGAGCAGGGTGATTTCCTTGTTGACGAGAAAGAGCACGCCCAGGACGGCCAGGACGTCGTGAAACGTCGCGATCGCGGCCGCGATCCCGAAACGGAACTCGAAACGCACCGCGATGTACAGGATGATGCCGATCATCGAGAAGAGGACGGCGACGATGGCCTTTTTCTGAAGTTCCTGTCCGATCGTGGGACCGATGGCCGTGCTGCTGTCCACCACGAACTTGTTCGTCGAGAACTCTTTTTCAAACACCTGGACGATCCGGTTGGCCGCATCCTCCTGAATCGTGTTCTGCTGCTTCACCCGGACCAGCAGCCTGTTTCCGTTCGTGAACTGCTGAAGCTCGGCGTCCGGAAAACCGTTCGTCGACAGCACCCGGCGGGCGTCGTCGATCTGGATCGGCTGCTCGAATTTGAGTTGGACCGCGGTGCCGCCCGCAAAGTCGATGCCGAGGTTTGCCCGACCGCGACCGATCTGCACGACGGTAAAAAGCCCGAGCACGACGAGGATGCCGGAAAAGATAAACGCATAATTCCGTTTGCCGATGAAATCGATATTCGTTTTTCCCAAGATTTCGAACATGCAGGCTCCTATTTATCAGCGGGGGCCGTGCGGCGACACATAAAGCCGGTCCTCCGATGCCCCCAAACCCCGCGCTCGGACAGGCCAAGCCTGATCCTCGCTTAGTTTAAATGCTCAGCCGTGCTAGCTTCCAGCGGCTGTTCACAAAGTCAAAGACCACCTTGGTTCCCACCAGGGCCGTGAACAGGTTGATCGCGATGCCCAGGCTGAGGCTGACCGCAAACCCCTTAATCGGGCCCGTGCCGAACAGGAAGAGCACCGTCGC is part of the Nitrospiria bacterium genome and encodes:
- a CDS encoding DUF192 domain-containing protein, with amino-acid sequence MRKFLSVIFLLAAVAAARAQEPAPSTVPLTLPDGKALRVEVARTEETRALGLMFRAALPEDRGMLFVFDRPGLYRFWMKNTLIPLDMVWMDERKRIIHIEYQVPPCKLDPCPVYGPAAECLYVLEVISGVASREHLRVGQTVAF
- a CDS encoding protease pro-enzyme activation domain-containing protein — encoded protein: MRTSVHLVWTVMAIGLLGLPFPPAMAQPLQPGSRSPLAAQATDLGRAPVDLPLGIVVGLELRHKAALEAFIADVSNPASPNFQHFLSQEEFNDRYG
- the secF gene encoding protein translocase subunit SecF, yielding MFEILGKTNIDFIGKRNYAFIFSGILVVLGLFTVVQIGRGRANLGIDFAGGTAVQLKFEQPIQIDDARRVLSTNGFPDAELQQFTNGNRLLVRVKQQNTIQEDAANRIVQVFEKEFSTNKFVVDSSTAIGPTIGQELQKKAIVAVLFSMIGIILYIAVRFEFRFGIAAAIATFHDVLAVLGVLFLVNKEITLLIVTALLTLAGYSLTDKVVVFDRIRENLKFRRRESLEQVINGGINQVLSRTIVVSLTVVLVLVALFFFGGEVIHDFSFALLVGVIVGNYSSIFVASSILVVWKGSGGRLLKRA
- the recJ gene encoding single-stranded-DNA-specific exonuclease RecJ — protein: MDIFSTRIEESPAGKPGFFNSKQWVERPGDGEAHSRLMGALGLQPATASVLINRGIRTPEAARSFLDPSVSDLIDPLRLNAMDRAVSRIRAAIRRSERVVIYGDYDVDGVTATTLYLDHFKRQGLEAGFYIPDRLREGYGLNEAAIRALHDRGTTLLITADCGTTSVEEIRRARSLGMDVIVTDHHEVPDELPPATALLNPKREDAGYPEKGLCTAGLTYKVIQALTGSVPSDGLDLVALGTIADVSPMTGENRYLVKEGLKQLTEGRRPGIRALKEAAGLPEAPVKAGTVGFTLAPRINASGRLTDAGEAVRLLTTPSPDEARRIAQSLNLQNRQRQEIEEKILAEACARVDSEVDFQNDGCIVLASRGWHPGVVGIVAARLVERYYRPAVLLAIDSDGLAKGSARSIAGFHLVDGLRRCGEVLIRFGGHYSAAGLTLREERIPALRERLSSVARESLKPDDLLPKQYIDASVEWEELTPGLVGELESLAPFGPANPEPTLLLRGLIPVGPRIVGANHLKFSVRKRPGGSGSPSGALVDAIGFRMGDRMGLFRNGAALDLAFTPERNIWQGRERLQLRVKDLRLAGGA
- a CDS encoding DUF4388 domain-containing protein, giving the protein MTDGVPVSGRLRDQRLPKILTDLQRQKKTGVLLVWRNDQHKSLFIKDGDIIFATSKYRDDWLGEALLKAGRISFNQYEVAAEVTGRTRKRFGTVLVEQGVLTAKDLFTAVSSQVKDIILSLFTWLDGEYRFEEGPLPTQEIITLKMSTGNLILDGIRRINDFVRLRNELPPLSTVLQITTDPLVLFQDIDLKERERRLLMQIDGKNTIHEIFAASELPAFETLKLLAYFLSIGLAEVVATHPAEKPSVQAAPEPAREPRREAPSSPSPDLHGAVKSGPGLEEQLLEEVKQEQQEAVVEGREQIFKSEETSTDTREAQKTKQKIRQAYESLQHQDFYQVLGLEKTATGDQIKRAYFHLAKEYHPDRHFQAGLEELTPQLEALFRAIKEAYDTLLMDRRRQDYDTNLAMKKAKGREEAAGASHDAQALSGQQALRKGDFKTAAYFFEAAVKAAPAQASYHALLAKTLAQVPGRQRDAETHFKKAIELDPSGVDHYLGLGLLYKKSGMTQRAQRQFEEALIWDPENKTAKEELRQLSR
- a CDS encoding bifunctional (p)ppGpp synthetase/guanosine-3',5'-bis(diphosphate) 3'-pyrophosphohydrolase — protein: MAFRLRQTELVSVHSIIQSLRQYNPQADVQPIQEAYDFSAKAHSGQKRESGEPFLQHPLQTARIIVDLKLDVPSIVAALLHDTIEDTGIPPAELEQRFGKEVAYLVDGVTKIGKIQFKTHEEKQAENFRKMLLSMSEDIRVILIKLADRLHNMRTLHYLPEEKRKRIAQETLDIYAPLANRLGIGWMRTELEDLCLRYLKPEVFDNLTKKVAQRQEVRDAYIQDIIKIIQKSLTEYGFKGQVLGRSKHLFGIYQKMERQGIPFEEVYDLAAVRIITDTKMNCYAILGMIHSLWRPVPGRFKDYIGVPKSNGYQSLHTTVVGPKGFHVEFQIRTEEMHKVAEEGIAAHWKYKEKGQIDQKTDRVFGWLRQLVEWQQDLADNRQFMDSVKMDLFPDVIYVFTPKGDVKELAKGACPLDFAYSVHTEVGNHCTGAKVNGKLVPLRFVLHSGDSVEVTTSPNQTPSKDWLKWVRTARAKAKIKHWIKTEERIRSLEVGKKLLERALQRHHLSSTEPFKPEHLNALTKDFGIATPEDLLVAIGYGRITTEQVIRRLQPAATVKEGLADKIIRRIGGRPSGVKIKGIGDLLVHLSKCCNPVPGDPIIGFVTRGRGLSVHTLDCPNIDELDYDKDRIVEVAWDTKEAASYSVKIGVVTVDRPGMLASVSAAITSAKANISHADITTTADRRAILNFVVEILNAAHLEKVLKGIEKVDGVVQAKRVRGGGPAG